The following are from one region of the Ischnura elegans chromosome X, ioIscEleg1.1, whole genome shotgun sequence genome:
- the LOC124171232 gene encoding uncharacterized protein LOC124171232, producing MADADQLAKLQAQIAGLQQQLAAHQTNHSQQLALLQEQHQQALQQQQQQTTLSSQQASPSPSSYGVDTAAVYRVTPKLPPFWPAQPEIWFAQVEAQFSLANITSDKTKYDYVVGNLDHRFASEISDLIVNPPAENRYLTLKNLLIQRVSPSEDQRVRQLLTAEELGDTKPSQLLRRMRSLISTTLVEDSFLRTLWLQRLPANAQAILQTQVTSMPLDELANMADRIVAVAPPPTAPAIHAVRHTNDVSSLAQRVEKLSKQLEDIQAHLKKPPYSRTWSRSLPAPRPAQPEMCYYHRKFGAEARRCIQPCTANAVNPVNSNSDS from the coding sequence ATGGCAGACGCAGATCAACTCGCCAAACTGCAGGCTCAAATCGCGGGACTCCAGCAGCAACTCGCCGCACACCAAACGAACCACAGCCAACAGCTAGCGCTCCTTCAAGAACAGCACCAGCAGGCtctgcagcaacaacagcagcaaacAACGCTGTCATCGCAGCAAGCCTCACCGTCTCCATCATCCTACGGCGTCGACACTGCTGCCGTCTACCGCGTCACTCCGAAACTGCCTCCTTTCTGGCCAGCACAGCCTGAAATATGGTTCGCCCAAGTCGAAGCACAATTTTCTTTGGCCAACATCACCTCGGACAAGACGAAATACGATTACGTCGTGGGAAACCTAGACCATCGTTTTGCCAGTGAAATAAGCGATCTTATCGTGAATCCTCCGGCCGAGAATCGTTACCTAACGCTGAAAAACCTATTGATACAGCGCGTCTCTCCCTCCGAGGATCAACGGGTGCGGCAACTCCTCACAGCAGAAGAGCTCGGTGATACCAAGCCTTCGCAACTATTACGACGCATGCGGTCTCTCATCAGCACCACCCTTGTGGAGGATTCTTTCCTCCGCACATTATGGTTGCAACGTCTTCCGGCCAACGCTCAAGCCATCCTGCAAACGCAAGTTACTTCAATGCCTCTTGATGAACTTGCAAATATGGCCGACCGCATCGTCGCCGTGGCTCCGCCTCCAACTGCACCCGCCATCCATGCAGTACGCCATACCAACGATGTTTCGTCATTGGCCCAACGGGTTGAGAAACTCTCAAAGCAGCTCGAAGATATACAAGCCCATCTGAAAAAACCTCCGTACTCACGGACTTGGAGCAGATCTCTACCCGCGCCGCGCCCCGCTCAGCCTGAGATGTGTTACTACCATCGCAAATTTGGAGCCGAAGCCAGACGTTGCATCCAGCCATGCACCGCAAATGCAGTGAATCCGGTAAACTCCAACAGCGACTCGTAA